The Saxibacter everestensis genome has a window encoding:
- a CDS encoding putative FMN-dependent luciferase-like monooxygenase, which produces MSQPRIGFFSRLLDDVSPSRRYTFATEQIQQAERHGFASAWVAQHHFKGSEGGLPAPLVFLAHVAARTTSIRLGTGIITLPLEDPIRVAEDASVVDLLSGGRLELGFGSGGTPASFQTFGLNFDDRREIFAGKLQVLADALDGNDFGAGEARVYPAASALSRRLWQATFSESGATRAGERGDGLMLSRTQPRPKDNQELSLVDIQNPMIDRYLESLAPGVSPRILSSRTLFVADDRSEALRFADAGLRNAVASVGAFDSSLADAPLAEIIAATDTHVGTPDDVIESLSSDSSLDRVTDITFQVHSVDPPHEHILRSIELIAHKVAPHFGWRLERPLGQQILDETEARV; this is translated from the coding sequence ATGTCGCAACCTCGAATCGGCTTCTTCAGCCGACTCCTCGATGACGTGTCGCCGTCGAGGCGCTACACGTTCGCTACCGAGCAGATTCAGCAGGCCGAACGTCATGGCTTCGCCTCTGCCTGGGTAGCCCAGCACCACTTCAAGGGTTCGGAAGGCGGGCTGCCCGCCCCGCTCGTGTTCCTCGCACATGTCGCCGCGAGAACGACGTCGATCCGATTGGGCACCGGCATCATCACGCTGCCGCTGGAAGACCCGATTCGGGTGGCCGAGGATGCGTCGGTTGTCGACCTCCTGTCCGGCGGGCGGCTCGAACTCGGCTTCGGTTCCGGTGGCACACCTGCGTCGTTTCAGACGTTCGGTCTTAATTTTGACGACCGAAGGGAGATCTTCGCCGGCAAACTTCAGGTTTTGGCAGACGCGCTGGATGGCAACGACTTCGGTGCCGGTGAGGCCAGGGTCTACCCCGCGGCCTCTGCGTTGTCCCGGCGTCTGTGGCAGGCCACGTTCTCTGAATCCGGCGCCACACGAGCCGGCGAGCGGGGCGATGGGTTGATGCTTTCCAGGACCCAGCCCCGGCCGAAGGACAATCAGGAGCTGAGCCTCGTCGACATCCAGAATCCGATGATCGACCGCTACCTGGAATCGCTGGCCCCTGGTGTCAGCCCGCGGATCCTCAGCTCGCGAACGCTCTTCGTCGCGGACGACCGATCGGAAGCGCTTCGGTTTGCCGACGCCGGACTACGAAACGCGGTGGCCTCGGTCGGGGCATTCGACTCTTCGCTGGCGGATGCCCCACTTGCCGAGATCATTGCCGCGACCGATACCCATGTGGGCACGCCGGACGACGTAATCGAGTCGCTTTCCTCGGACAGCTCGCTGGACCGGGTCACGGACATAACTTTTCAGGTGCACTCGGTGGATCCTCCGCACGAACACATTCTTCGGTCGATCGAGCTGATCGCTCACAAGGTGGCACCGCACTTCGGCTGGCGGCTCGAACGACCGCTCGGTCAACAAATCCTCGACGAGACGGAGGCCCGGGTATGA
- a CDS encoding dipeptide ABC transporter ATP-binding protein: protein MTNQLPAPLLDVANLSVSYHGRYESTRVVHDVAFSVQPGEVVAVVGESGSGKTTTAQAIIGLLADNGRTDSGSIALDGTDIAGWSSRRLEAIRGTRVGLIPQDPNNSLNPVKRIGESLAEVLRIHKWGDRKQVQARVIELLERVGIPEPHERARQYPHQLSGGMKQRVLIASAVALQPALIIADEPTSALDVTVQRRILDLLDDLRRESGTALLFVTHDLAVAAERANRIIVMKDGRIQEQNVAAEILNRPQSEYTRTLIDDVPSFAVGSPARDVGPVTAAGPVAAADTAAKAPPAAVTVTNLVQEFSRGRKDQPFRAVDNVSFSVASGTTHAIVGESGSGKTTLARAVLGFQRATSGSIQVGGHDVLSLRGESLRSFRRVAQLVYQNPFSSLDPRQSIDRIIAEPLVNFRIGSKRERAAKVAEFIDRVALPSGIAARHPRELSGGQRQRVAIARALIVEPEVVVLDEAVSALDVTVQAQILQLLEMLQVEFGLTYLFISHDLAVVRQISDTVSVMRAGRAEEHGATAEIFDRPRSEYTKELLAAIPGRGITLNAAAIS from the coding sequence GTGACAAATCAGTTACCCGCGCCCCTGCTGGACGTCGCGAACTTGTCAGTTTCCTATCACGGCAGGTACGAGTCGACCCGGGTAGTGCACGATGTGGCGTTTTCGGTTCAACCCGGCGAGGTCGTGGCCGTCGTGGGCGAATCGGGGTCGGGGAAGACGACAACGGCGCAGGCGATCATCGGCCTGCTTGCCGACAACGGCCGAACCGACAGCGGCTCGATCGCCCTCGATGGCACCGACATCGCCGGCTGGAGCTCGCGGCGGCTGGAGGCGATACGCGGAACGCGGGTCGGCCTGATTCCGCAGGATCCCAACAATTCGCTGAACCCGGTGAAACGGATCGGCGAAAGCCTTGCCGAGGTGTTGCGGATCCACAAATGGGGCGACCGGAAGCAGGTCCAAGCCCGGGTGATCGAGCTGCTGGAACGCGTCGGCATCCCCGAACCGCACGAGCGAGCCCGGCAATACCCGCATCAGCTATCGGGCGGGATGAAGCAGCGCGTGCTGATTGCCAGTGCAGTTGCGCTGCAGCCGGCGCTGATAATCGCCGACGAGCCCACCAGCGCCCTCGACGTCACCGTGCAGCGCCGGATACTCGACCTGCTCGACGATCTGCGCCGTGAGTCCGGCACCGCGCTGTTGTTCGTCACGCATGATCTCGCGGTCGCCGCCGAACGTGCGAACCGGATCATCGTGATGAAGGATGGCCGGATCCAGGAACAGAATGTGGCCGCCGAAATCCTGAACCGGCCGCAGAGCGAGTACACCAGGACGCTGATCGACGACGTCCCGTCATTCGCGGTCGGCTCACCTGCTCGCGATGTCGGCCCGGTCACCGCCGCTGGCCCGGTTGCCGCCGCCGACACCGCCGCCAAAGCTCCGCCTGCCGCTGTGACCGTGACGAACCTCGTGCAGGAGTTTTCCCGAGGCCGAAAAGATCAGCCGTTCCGCGCGGTGGACAATGTGTCGTTTTCAGTCGCATCGGGCACAACGCACGCCATCGTGGGGGAATCAGGATCAGGAAAGACGACGCTTGCCCGTGCCGTGCTCGGATTCCAGCGCGCAACCTCCGGAAGCATCCAGGTGGGCGGCCACGACGTGCTTTCCCTGCGCGGCGAAAGCCTGCGCAGCTTTCGCCGCGTGGCACAGCTGGTCTACCAGAATCCCTTCAGCTCACTGGATCCGCGACAATCCATCGACCGAATCATTGCCGAACCACTGGTCAACTTTCGGATCGGGTCCAAACGTGAACGCGCCGCGAAGGTCGCCGAGTTCATCGACCGAGTTGCGTTACCGTCCGGAATAGCCGCGCGACATCCGCGCGAACTTTCCGGAGGACAGCGGCAGCGGGTCGCGATCGCCAGAGCCCTGATCGTCGAACCCGAGGTAGTGGTACTTGACGAAGCGGTTTCCGCCCTCGACGTCACGGTGCAGGCACAGATCCTGCAGCTATTGGAAATGCTGCAGGTCGAGTTCGGACTGACCTACCTGTTCATCTCCCACGACCTCGCCGTGGTCCGCCAGATCTCGGACACGGTGTCAGTCATGAGGGCAGGCCGGGCCGAAGAGCACGGCGCCACCGCAGAAATCTTCGACCGGCCGCGCTCGGAATACACCAAGGAACTGCTGGCCGCCATCCCCGGCAGAGGGATCACCCTCAACGCCGCCGCGATCAGCTAG
- a CDS encoding alkylhydroperoxidase domain protein translates to MTTTADQLISYQELDRPEQFTQANLDWVPWLEPIPEAELTDVHYAALVQRGRAGSPYFRLLVRDPHVLEARTKTDNDIFHNTADGLPRAERELSAAVTSRVNGCVFCASVHARFASSFSKRSADVQRLLEDVDSDIDVRWNAVRTASSALTKTPVEFDGANIDELSEAGLSDLEIVDVINGASFFNWANRLMLSLGEPVNPPE, encoded by the coding sequence ATGACGACAACAGCGGATCAGCTGATCTCCTATCAGGAGCTGGATCGGCCCGAGCAATTCACCCAGGCAAATCTCGACTGGGTACCTTGGCTCGAGCCCATTCCGGAAGCAGAGCTGACAGACGTCCATTACGCTGCTCTGGTGCAGAGAGGGCGAGCTGGGTCGCCCTATTTCAGGCTCCTGGTGCGTGATCCGCACGTTCTGGAAGCCCGGACGAAAACCGACAATGACATTTTCCACAACACGGCGGACGGGTTGCCGCGCGCCGAGCGGGAGCTGTCGGCAGCGGTGACATCCCGGGTCAACGGATGTGTCTTCTGCGCCTCGGTGCATGCCCGGTTCGCGAGCAGCTTCTCGAAGCGCTCGGCAGACGTGCAACGCCTGCTCGAAGACGTCGACAGCGATATCGATGTCCGCTGGAATGCCGTGAGAACGGCCTCGTCGGCATTGACGAAAACGCCGGTGGAGTTTGATGGCGCCAATATCGACGAGTTGAGCGAGGCCGGACTGAGTGATCTCGAGATCGTGGACGTGATCAACGGCGCATCGTTCTTCAATTGGGCCAATCGGCTGATGCTGTCGTTGGGCGAACCGGTTAACCCGCCGGAATAG
- a CDS encoding ABC transporter permease, with amino-acid sequence MTIQTSTDLPTAGAATALAETGLPAEPRRPLGKPKIGRRLRRLRPGLVLSALVIAVVILWALLPGIFTRYDPVAGSAAEALQVPNAAHWFGTDATGRDVYSRVVYGAVHSLLGALIAVTVGLVAGTAVGVLAGSLGRVVDDVLMRIVDVLLAIPGLLLSLSIIILLGFGTANAAFAVGVTSIATFARLARSEVVRVRRSDYVEAAFGSGGRFSTVLWRHILPNSLTAVIALAALQFGSAILQISTLGFLGYGAPPPTPEWGLMIAEGRNYVATAWWLTTLPGVIVVAVVLAANRISSALSNR; translated from the coding sequence ATGACCATCCAGACCAGCACGGACTTACCGACTGCTGGCGCGGCAACTGCCCTGGCCGAAACCGGACTGCCGGCGGAACCTCGGCGGCCGCTCGGGAAACCAAAGATTGGCAGGCGGCTGCGGCGACTCAGGCCGGGACTGGTGCTTTCAGCCCTCGTTATCGCCGTCGTGATTCTTTGGGCACTTCTGCCCGGGATTTTCACCCGGTACGACCCGGTTGCCGGATCTGCAGCGGAAGCATTGCAGGTCCCGAATGCAGCGCACTGGTTCGGGACGGATGCCACGGGCCGCGACGTGTACTCCCGTGTCGTCTACGGTGCCGTGCATTCCCTGCTCGGTGCGCTGATCGCGGTTACCGTGGGGCTCGTCGCCGGTACCGCTGTCGGCGTCCTGGCCGGCTCGCTCGGCAGGGTCGTCGACGACGTGCTGATGCGAATTGTCGATGTGCTGCTGGCGATCCCAGGTTTGCTGCTCTCGCTCAGCATCATCATTCTGCTCGGATTCGGCACCGCGAACGCAGCGTTTGCGGTCGGGGTGACCAGCATCGCGACGTTTGCCAGGCTTGCCCGTTCCGAAGTGGTCCGGGTCCGCCGAAGCGACTATGTCGAGGCCGCTTTTGGCAGCGGCGGCAGGTTCTCGACCGTGTTGTGGCGGCACATTCTGCCTAACTCGCTGACCGCGGTGATCGCGCTTGCCGCACTTCAATTCGGCAGTGCGATCCTGCAGATCTCCACGCTCGGATTCCTCGGATACGGTGCTCCGCCTCCGACACCCGAATGGGGGCTGATGATCGCCGAGGGACGCAATTACGTCGCGACGGCCTGGTGGCTAACGACGCTGCCGGGCGTCATCGTCGTCGCCGTCGTGCTGGCGGCAAACCGAATCAGCTCCGCACTTTCCAACCGTTAG
- a CDS encoding MerR family transcriptional regulator has product MTKDGMTENLRDRTTMHIGEVAERTGLSLRTIRHYDEIGLLPASARTDGGFRVYTSSDLNRLMVIRRMKPLGFTLDQMAELLNLVDRLAVAEAEPAARARLGEYIAMAEEKRDELELNLARADEFITVLRSR; this is encoded by the coding sequence ATGACGAAGGACGGGATGACGGAGAATCTGCGGGACAGGACCACTATGCATATCGGCGAGGTCGCCGAGCGCACCGGTCTTTCGCTGCGCACAATCCGGCACTACGACGAAATCGGGCTGCTTCCGGCCAGCGCACGCACCGACGGGGGTTTCCGCGTCTACACCAGCTCCGACCTGAACCGGCTGATGGTCATCCGCCGAATGAAGCCGCTCGGTTTCACCCTCGACCAGATGGCGGAGTTGCTGAATTTGGTCGATCGGCTCGCGGTTGCCGAGGCAGAGCCAGCCGCCCGTGCCCGGCTCGGCGAGTACATAGCCATGGCGGAAGAGAAGCGGGACGAACTCGAACTGAATCTTGCCCGGGCTGATGAGTTCATCACCGTGCTTCGAAGCCGGTAG
- a CDS encoding CMD domain protein, which yields MTGTPDIIDALAGITPGSVLDELRAHRLDVRDNAQQSYLALFEPDDDAGFSIPERFLIAAFVVGLHGESAASEFYRAELGARATAETTEAIGSEIDRGSTSGPYGTYREPGLAQESRPGPAFRISDPGRQTFGDRISAGLEHAHHLVFHPRDSRPELLDQLLRAGWTTTQIVTLSQEVAFLTFQIRVVHGLRQLADKRKVSAV from the coding sequence ATGACTGGAACACCCGACATTATCGACGCGCTGGCTGGGATCACTCCCGGAAGCGTGCTGGACGAACTGCGCGCTCACCGATTGGACGTTCGAGACAACGCGCAACAAAGTTATCTTGCGCTGTTCGAGCCGGATGACGACGCCGGCTTCTCCATCCCGGAACGCTTCCTGATCGCCGCCTTCGTTGTTGGGCTGCACGGCGAGTCAGCGGCCAGCGAGTTTTATCGAGCCGAACTCGGCGCTCGGGCCACGGCGGAGACTACGGAAGCCATCGGCAGCGAAATCGATCGAGGCAGCACATCGGGACCCTACGGAACCTACCGCGAACCCGGCCTGGCGCAGGAAAGCCGGCCCGGCCCCGCGTTCCGGATCTCTGATCCGGGGCGCCAGACCTTTGGTGACCGGATCTCTGCAGGGCTGGAGCACGCCCATCATCTGGTTTTCCACCCGCGTGATTCCCGGCCGGAGCTGCTTGACCAGTTGTTGCGGGCTGGGTGGACAACGACCCAGATCGTCACCCTGTCACAGGAAGTCGCCTTCCTGACCTTCCAGATCCGGGTCGTTCACGGCCTGAGACAACTTGCGGACAAGCGGAAAGTGAGCGCGGTATGA